One Paroedura picta isolate Pp20150507F chromosome 16, Ppicta_v3.0, whole genome shotgun sequence genomic region harbors:
- the PPP4C gene encoding serine/threonine-protein phosphatase 4 catalytic subunit yields MAEISDLDRQIEQLRRCELIKESEVKALCAKAREILVEESNVQRVDSPVTVCGDIHGQFYDLKELFRVGGDVPETNYLFMGDFVDRGFYSVETFLLLLALKVRYPDRITLIRGNHESRQITQVYGFYDECLRKYGSVTVWRYCTEIFDYLSLSAIIDGKIFCVHGGLSPSIQTLDQIRTIDRKQEVPHDGPMCDLLWSDPEDTTGWGVSPRGAGYLFGSDVVAQFNAANDIDMICRAHQLVMEGYKWHFNETVLTVWSAPNYCYRCGNVAAILELDEHLQKEFIIFEAAPQETRGIPSKKPVADYFL; encoded by the exons ATGGCTGAAATCAGTGACCTTGACCGCCAGATTGAACAACTGCGGCGCTGTGAGCTCATCAAAGAGAGCGAGGTCAAAGCCCTCTGTGCCAAGGCCAG AGAGATCTTGGTGGAGGAAAGCAATGTCCAGAGAGTAGATTCTCCAGTAACG GTCTGTGGAGATATCCATGGCCAGTTCTACGACCTTAAGGAACTTTTCAGG GTGGGTGGTGATGTGCCTGAGACCAACTATCTTTTCATGGGAGACTTTGTTGACCGTGGTTTCTACAGTGTtgaaactttcttgctgctgctggccCTCAAG GTCCGCTACCCTGACCGGATCACCCTGATTCGCGGCAACCATGAAAGCAGACAGATCACCCAGGTGTATGGATTTTATGATGAATGCCTGAGGAAATATGGCTCTGTCACCGTGTGGCGGTACTGCACTGAGATCTTCGACTACCTCAGCCTCTCCGCAATCATTGACGGCAAG attTTCTGTGTCCATGGTGGCCTCTCGCCTTCCATCCAGACGCTGGACCAGATCAGAACGATAGACCGTAAACAGGAAGTTCCTCACGACGGTCCCATGTGTGATCTTCTCTGGTCAGACCCTGAAG ACACTACAGGATGGGGGGTGAGCCCTCGGGGGGCTGGCTACTTATTCGGCAGCGACGTGGTGGCACAGTTCAACGCAGCGAATGACATCGACATGATTTGCCGGGCGCACCAGCTGGTCATGGAAGGGTACAAGTGGCACTTCAACGAGACAGTTCTCACTGTTTGGTCGGCTCCCAACTACTGTTACCG CTGCGGAAATGTGGCAGCCATACTGGAACTAGACGAGCACCTCCAAAAGGAGTTTATCATCTTTGAAGCAGCCCCTCAAGAAACCCGAGGCATCCCATCTAAGAAGCCTGTGGCGGACTACTTCCTGTGA